Proteins encoded in a region of the Rutidosis leptorrhynchoides isolate AG116_Rl617_1_P2 chromosome 9, CSIRO_AGI_Rlap_v1, whole genome shotgun sequence genome:
- the LOC139869104 gene encoding uncharacterized protein: MQRLISEGIAAAIAANINANANNHVGCSHKTFMASRPQEFSGTEGPIGLTRWFEKVDSIFQVSRVRDEDKVSFARCTLKDSALTWWNNLVNSLGYDAAYSLTWNAFKERMITCYRPRGELKKLETELKNLKMKGTNINAYNQRFFELTLLCPNTYPEEDRKIEAYIDGLSEQIEIEVESCEPQTIEAAISKAHKLNDKILRRGKKAASDAGDEVVKKTDDGKRKWDNSRNQNQSQQKKQNTFRSSNRGQRVYPRCYKAHDGYCSVTCNRCSKQGHIAKDCKVVMPNTAPPANSGGNNGGNGNEKSKSGGTQKVRYECGKPGHFRDTCPNKKTTENTRGRAFNINARDAEEDPKLVTDRTYVVEIPNGKVLTSKTMYRKCNIKLAGRDFEVDLIPIELGCFDVVIGMDWLSENRAEIVCYEKAVHITNVIGEPLMIFENKKCR; the protein is encoded by the exons aTGCAACGCTTAATTTCTGAAGGGATAGCAGCTGCTATAGCTGCTAACATTAATGCCAATGCCAACAatcacgtgggatgctcccacaagactttcaTGGCTAGTCGCCCACAGGAGTTTAGTGGCACCGAAGGACCTAtcggacttacccgctggtttgaGAAAGTAGATTCTATCTTTCAGGTTAGTAGAGTCCGTGATGAGGACAAGGTCAGTTTCGCCAgatgcactctcaaggatagtgcattaacttggtggaataatCTGGTGAACAGTTTGGGTTATGATGCTGCTTATAGTTTGACTTGGAAtgccttcaaagagagaatgatcaCCTGTTATCGTCCAAGGGGTGAACTTAAAAAGTTGGAGACAGAATTGaagaacttgaagatgaagggcACTAATATCAATGCCTATAATCAAAGGTTCTTTGAATTAACGCTGTTGTGTCCAAATACCTATCCTGAAGAAGATCGCAAGATTGAAGcatatattgatgggttatctgagcagATTGAGATTGAGGTTGAGTCttgtgagccccagactattgaagctgccaTCTCTAAGGCGCATAAGCTAAATGATAAGATATTGAGGAGGGGAAAGAAAGCTGCGTCAGATGCTGGTGATGAGGTTGTTAAAAAGACTGATGATggaaaaaggaagtgggataactcTCGCAACCAGAATCAAAGTCAGCAAAAGAAACAAAATACTTTTCGTTCGAGTAATCGTGGTCAACGCGTGTATCCGAGATGTTATAAGGCACATGATGGGTATTGTTCAGTTACTTGTAATAGGTGTTCGAAACAGGGTCACATTGCGAAAGATTGCAAAGTGGTTATGCCGAATACTGCTCCTCCTGCCAATAGtggtggtaataatggtggtaatggtaatgagAAGTCAAAAAGTGGTGGTACTCAGAAGGTACGTTATGAGTGTGGTAAGCCTGGGCATTTCCGTGATACCTGCCCTAATAAAAAGACTACTGAGAACACGCGTGGAAGGGCGTTCAATATTAATGCCAGGGATGCcgaggaagatccaaaacttgttactg acagaACTTATGTTGTGGAGATacctaatggtaaagtgcttacttctAAGACTATGTATCGTAAGTGTAACATAAAACTGGCTGGTAGAGACTTTGAGGTagacttgataccgattgaactaggATGTTTTGACgtagttattggtatggattggttgtctgagaATCGTGCTGAaattgtgtgttatgagaaagctgtTCATATTACTAATGtgattggagagccgctgatgattTTTGAGAATAAGAAATGCAGATAG